From Saccharibacillus brassicae:
GAAGTTGATACGCTGAGCCGCTTTTTGTAAGCCAGCATTGATTATATGGCTGACATCGGTTTGTGGGCCGGACCAGGTTGGCCGGCCGGGCCAAACCAGCCATCCTGCTCGATGAGCAGGCGGGACAAGAATAACCGTCCAAGGCCCGAACCGCGAATGGATCGCGGTTCGGGCCTTTTCGCGGCGGCGCATCAGGCGCATCGCCCGCCTCATGACAGCTATCCGATCGCCTGAACAGTCGGCCTGTTCGAATTAAGTGCACAGCTGCAATTATTCGGCTCCAAAAAGCCGTAAATTGCGAAATAGGTGCGAGAGAACAACTAATTTGCCCAAAGACGAGAATATCCGTAAGGAAAGCGGCAAATAAGTGTTCTCAGGCCGTTATTTGCGGTGAGCTCGCAAAGAAGAGGAAATAAGTGCGCTGTCGCACTTATTAGGCGCATCGCCTGCCGAATGACAGCTATCCGATCGCCTGAACCGCTGGCCTGCTCGAATTAAGTGCACAGCTGCAATTATTCGGCTCCAAAAAGCCGCAAATTGCGAAATAGGTGCGAGAGAACAACTAATTTGCCTATAGACGAGAATATCCGTAAAGAAAGCGGCAAATAAGTGTTCTCAGGCAGCTATTTGCAGCGAGCTCGCAAAGAAAAGGAAATAAGTGCGCTGTCGCACTTATTTCCTCTTTTTTTGGCGTTGCGCGGCGTGTCGCGGTGTGTCCCCGCTCGAAGCCGCCCGCTGCCGGCTTGGCACCGGCTTTGTTCGCGCCCCTGCGCGCTGCGCCGCCCTCGCTCAGAGCGCGCGGCCCCAGATGCGCTCGAACGGCCGAAGGGTGCGGCCGTCTTGCGAACGGTCCAGTACGGCGAACACGACTTGTTCGAAGTGCGCAGACCAGCCTTCGCCGTCCAGAAGGCGGCGCCACCAGGAAGCGACTTCCGCCGGGTCGTTGCGGAACACACCGCAGCCGTAGGCGCCGAGCACGATCGTCCGGTCGCCGCGTTCGGCGAAGATCGCCAGCGCCAGTCGCATGCGTTCCAGCATGGCGATTTTGGCTTGGTCGGCATCTTCTCCCTTGAGCAGCACCTGGCCGTAGTTGACGGCCGGCAGCGTTAAGACCGACGCGCAGACCGGAGGCGCGAGTTCGAACCGCTCGTCGCGGAAAAAGACGACGTCCGGCGAATAAATCGCGTGATGCGTATACATCATCGAGCCGCAGGCCCGATTGGCGTCGTAGTAGCCGGCGTTTCGCAGCTGCGACAGATACAGGCCGCTCGAAATCGCCAGATTCTCTTCCTGCGCCGTCGCCCCGTTCAAGAAGCCGCCGCCCGGATTTTTGGCGCTGGCAAAATTCAGCAGCCCGATACGGCCCGTTCCAGCTATGACCGCTCCACCTGCCGCCGCTTCGCGAACCGCCTCG
This genomic window contains:
- a CDS encoding TIGR02452 family protein; protein product: MNERTQGQAGGSREKARDRMRRTAAETVEIARSGVYAYRGQSIDIRAAQRLSEEGSRLITPERGAEIVRTLAGRSGSLRTDYRVVNESAVKTVRELAVGGAGLGEVAGGESVGAVRDAAAGGAAAREAEQGEAGREAGRSEVAAGGAGGGEAVREAVGEGRIGEAVREAAAGGAVIAGTGRIGLLNFASAKNPGGGFLNGATAQEENLAISSGLYLSQLRNAGYYDANRACGSMMYTHHAIYSPDVVFFRDERFELAPPVCASVLTLPAVNYGQVLLKGEDADQAKIAMLERMRLALAIFAERGDRTIVLGAYGCGVFRNDPAEVASWWRRLLDGEGWSAHFEQVVFAVLDRSQDGRTLRPFERIWGRAL